A region of Fusarium keratoplasticum isolate Fu6.1 chromosome 6, whole genome shotgun sequence DNA encodes the following proteins:
- a CDS encoding Glyco-hydro-64 domain-containing protein, which yields MRPFFVLAALLGTALAAPFQTSPIFRRHELTPKGFIKVNPGGANDVSMTDENMLNGTYPRNKTHVLTHRAAEPATLPLKLVNNFSGGNVRAYISGLDSDGTVVFIGADGGLVYPRSGGSKIPVEITDNIAIPLPPQGETLDFTIPISMSSGRIYFADDDLHFFMVDIGNGDGLVQPSTNNLQDPSAGVNWGFVELTYTNGVLYANISYVDFVGIVLGMMLSLTDGSTQTTAGLVADAASKICDDMVKQKDADGRAWTFLCIANALGDPIRVISPGNQYDLEPITFEDYWTSYVDEVWNKYSTQALTINTQTEAGSVSCRVSGEELVCDGDNRGYAKPNTKDIWGCNSGPFAIIEGDNAIHTAVVPRLCAAFVRSTLLVDGGDVQPSLGADSYYKNDPTNHYSRIVHSYEVDGRGYAFPYDDVNPDGNENASGVVSGTPNTLTIYVGAPPS from the coding sequence ATGCGTCCATTCTTTGTTTTGGCTGCCCTCCTGGGTACTGCCCTTGCCGCTCCTTTCCAAACCTCGCCCATCTTTCGCCGCCATGAACTTACTCCCAAGGGCTTCATCAAAGTCAACCCCGGAGGTGCAAATGATGTGTCCATGACCGATGAAAATATGCTCAATGGAACATATCCCAGGAACAAAACACATGTCTTGACGCATCGCGCCGCTGAACCCGCCACCTTGCCTCTTAAGCTTGTCAACAACTTTTCCGGCGGAAACGTCAGGGCATACATCTCTGGCTTGGATTCTGATGGGACGGTTGTTTTTATCGGTGCTGATGGAGGTCTTGTCTATCCTCGCTCTGGAGGCTCCAAGATTCCCGTGGAGATCACAGATAATATTGCTATCCCTCTGCCGCCTCAGGGCGAGACACTCGACTTTACCATTCCCATCTCGATGAGCTCCGGCCGCATATACTTTGCAGATGACGATCTGCACTTCTTCATGGTTGACATTGGAAACGGCGATGGCTTGGTTCAACCCTCCACAAACAACTTGCAAGATCCCAGCGCGGGCGTCAACTGGGGATTTGTAGAGCTCACTTATACCAACGGCGTGCTCTATGCCAACATTAGCTACGTGGACTTTGTCGGTATTGTCCTTGGTATGATGCTCTCTTTGACAGACGGAAGCACTCAGACCACTGCTGGTCTTGTTGCCGACGCTGCTTCCAAGATCTGCGACGACATGGTCAAGCAGAAGGACGCCGACGGCCGAGCCTGGACTTTTCTGTGCATCGCCAATGCTCTTGGAGATCCGATTCGCGTCATATCACCTGGAAACCAATACGATCTTGAACCCATCACTTTCGAAGATTACTGGACTTCCTACGTCGACGAGGTCTGGAACAAGTACTCGACTCAAGCCCTCACGATCAATACCCAGACCGAAGCTGGAAGTGTCAGCTGCCGAGTCTCGGGTGAAGAACTCGTCTGCGATGGCGACAACCGCGGATACGCTAAGCCCAACACCAAGGATATCTGGGGTTGCAACAGCGGTCcctttgccatcatcgagggCGACAATGCCATTCACACTGCCGTTGTCCCTCGACTCTGTGCTGCCTTTGTTCGCTCCACCCTCTTAGTCGACGGTGGCGATGTGCAACCGAGCCTGGGAGCCGACTCTTACTACAAGAACGATCCTACAAACCACTACAGCCGCATCGTGCACTCTTACGAGGTCGACGGCAGAGGCTATGCCTTCCCTTACGATGACGTTAACCCAGATGGCAACGAGAACGCCTCTGGTGTTGTCTCGGGTACACCTAACACTTTGACCATCTACGTTGGTGCTCCGCCATCTTAA